From Synoicihabitans lomoniglobus, the proteins below share one genomic window:
- a CDS encoding peroxiredoxin: MKHRNLALFALFFAMLNFGSAAQLEVGATAPTLTATTDTGASIDLAEVYAGHAYTLVYFYPKADTPGCTKQGCSLRDSYEDLTAQGVAVIGVSYDTVENQSAFKDKYQLPFTLIADTDKSVAKAFGSNGMMMASRSAFLVHEGKVVYADHKGSTTEQANDILGFLAK, translated from the coding sequence ATGAAACATCGCAACCTCGCGCTCTTTGCGCTCTTCTTCGCCATGCTCAACTTCGGCTCTGCCGCTCAACTCGAAGTCGGTGCTACCGCACCCACGCTTACCGCCACCACCGACACCGGCGCGTCGATCGATCTCGCCGAGGTCTACGCCGGCCACGCCTACACGCTCGTCTATTTTTACCCGAAAGCCGACACCCCCGGTTGCACCAAACAAGGCTGCTCGCTGCGCGACTCCTACGAGGACCTCACCGCCCAAGGCGTCGCCGTCATCGGCGTGAGCTACGACACGGTGGAGAATCAGTCGGCGTTCAAAGACAAGTATCAGCTCCCCTTCACCCTCATCGCCGACACCGACAAATCCGTCGCCAAGGCCTTCGGCTCGAATGGCATGATGATGGCCAGCCGCTCCGCCTTCCTCGTGCACGAGGGCAAGGTCGTCTACGCCGACCACAAAGGCAGCACCACCGAGCAAGCCAACGACATCCTCGGCTTCCTCGCGAAGTAA
- a CDS encoding mucoidy inhibitor MuiA family protein has translation MKTSLRPFFAFAAIFAILASLSPLVGATDSTIRAVTVYPDRALVARTAGIELGAGESTIVLSGLPANLWDNSLQVRGSGPDGTSIVDVQSRNLFVDATPNPEIRSLEDKLKTLRAEDASLADEAKALEYDHYVLERIVTATTTPPTEGDAAQVDFDNWSKLLAFSRENTQRINAAQQELNQRREALRNRIAAAENQLNEARGRQPGRRAVKEVTVRLSSPTSGVGQLHLSYTVPGAQWTPVYSARLDSTARSVAFDYQAQVINRTGEAWTNVALTLSTARPSAGGAAPEPTPWIVEEQRYRNPNVMTTQALSDSVRMEKTTLAGARYEAPMADMAVAQATVETGLTAATFKIAAPASIPTDGTMQKVTVTTITLPAGLRYDTTPKYVPSAFLTAKVTNDSAFPLLGGTLAAFVDGAFITNSHLKQTMPGEAFELALGVDEAVAIERTLINRFVEKTGFTNSGLRTTYEIKTEVTNHKTIPISIALAEPLPVSRHEKIIVKLIEPAERDLSSAKETKAYTRDDEGILTWTGSLAPGATRTLTYKFSIEHPADMDVTGVE, from the coding sequence ATGAAAACTTCGCTTCGTCCCTTTTTCGCTTTCGCGGCCATCTTCGCCATTCTTGCTTCCCTCTCCCCACTGGTGGGCGCGACGGACTCCACCATCCGCGCCGTGACTGTTTACCCGGACCGCGCCCTTGTCGCTCGCACGGCCGGGATTGAACTTGGCGCGGGCGAATCGACCATCGTCCTCTCCGGGCTGCCCGCCAATCTCTGGGACAATTCCCTGCAAGTGCGTGGCTCCGGCCCCGACGGCACGAGCATCGTCGACGTGCAGTCGCGCAATCTCTTTGTCGACGCCACGCCGAATCCGGAAATTCGATCGCTCGAAGACAAACTCAAGACGCTTCGCGCCGAGGACGCCAGTCTCGCCGATGAGGCCAAGGCGCTCGAATACGACCACTATGTGCTCGAACGCATCGTGACCGCCACCACGACCCCGCCCACCGAGGGCGATGCTGCTCAAGTCGACTTCGACAATTGGAGTAAGTTGTTGGCCTTTTCCCGCGAGAACACCCAGCGCATCAACGCCGCGCAGCAGGAACTCAATCAACGCCGCGAAGCCCTGCGCAATCGCATCGCCGCCGCCGAAAACCAACTCAACGAAGCCCGCGGTCGCCAACCCGGTCGTCGCGCGGTCAAAGAGGTCACCGTCCGCCTCAGTTCTCCCACTTCCGGCGTCGGCCAGCTCCACCTCAGCTACACGGTGCCCGGCGCGCAATGGACACCCGTTTACAGCGCCCGCCTCGATTCCACCGCCCGTTCGGTCGCCTTCGACTACCAAGCGCAAGTCATCAACCGCACCGGCGAAGCCTGGACCAACGTCGCTCTCACCCTCTCCACCGCTCGACCCTCCGCCGGCGGTGCTGCTCCCGAGCCGACGCCGTGGATCGTGGAGGAGCAGCGGTATCGGAACCCGAACGTCATGACGACGCAGGCGCTGAGCGACTCCGTGCGGATGGAGAAAACCACTCTCGCAGGAGCGAGATACGAGGCCCCTATGGCCGACATGGCCGTCGCGCAAGCGACCGTCGAAACCGGCCTCACCGCCGCGACGTTTAAAATCGCCGCGCCCGCCTCGATTCCCACCGACGGCACCATGCAAAAGGTCACCGTCACCACGATCACCCTGCCCGCCGGTCTGCGCTACGACACCACGCCCAAATACGTGCCGTCCGCCTTCCTCACTGCCAAGGTCACCAACGATTCTGCGTTCCCGCTGCTCGGCGGCACGCTCGCCGCGTTCGTCGACGGCGCGTTCATTACCAACAGCCACCTCAAGCAAACGATGCCCGGCGAAGCGTTCGAACTCGCGCTCGGCGTCGACGAAGCGGTCGCCATCGAACGCACCTTGATCAACCGCTTCGTGGAAAAAACCGGCTTCACCAACAGCGGACTACGCACGACCTACGAAATCAAAACCGAGGTCACCAACCACAAGACGATCCCGATTTCGATCGCGTTGGCCGAGCCCCTGCCCGTCAGCCGTCACGAGAAAATCATCGTGAAGCTCATCGAGCCCGCCGAGCGCGACCTCAGCAGCGCCAAGGAAACCAAAGCCTACACCCGCGACGACGAAGGCATCCTCACCTGGACCGGCTCCCTCGCCCCCGGGGCGACCCGCACGCTGACCTACAAATTCAGCATCGAGCACCCCGCCGACATGGATGTCACCGGCGTCGAGTAA
- a CDS encoding DNA/RNA non-specific endonuclease, producing the protein MARRSTKSSRSKIPRSFRRTKFVLWLNVIVLAVGGVWFLLQPPVRQAEVRLLVGNAFARDKHVAPLDVAWDLYQLYYSPDYVTTPPAPGDRTHLFAGVPRGPDATPAGRLLTNTGYLVGYADSLASPLWAAYRLTDLSPLPDAGERPDKFNVDERTIARVTSDDFTHTGYDRGHLAPNYGIATRYGDAAQLETFLMSNVIPQKHGLNAGLWKQLEMKIATSYPARFGEVWVLAGPVFGAKPARLPGRGRARPAIPEACYMIIIDESDGRVRAQAFLFPSEPVDGISLDFYVTTIDDIEYRTGLDFLADLPDDAETTLESKPASRVW; encoded by the coding sequence ATGGCCCGTCGCTCGACCAAATCCTCCCGCTCAAAGATCCCGCGTTCATTTCGCCGCACGAAGTTCGTGCTATGGCTCAACGTGATCGTGCTCGCGGTCGGCGGCGTCTGGTTCCTGCTCCAACCTCCCGTCCGTCAGGCCGAGGTGCGACTGCTCGTGGGCAACGCCTTCGCCCGGGACAAGCACGTCGCCCCGCTCGATGTCGCGTGGGATCTTTACCAGCTCTACTACAGCCCCGATTACGTCACCACCCCGCCGGCCCCGGGCGATCGCACGCACCTCTTCGCCGGCGTGCCGCGTGGGCCCGATGCGACTCCCGCCGGGCGCCTGCTCACCAATACCGGCTACCTCGTCGGCTACGCTGATTCACTCGCCTCGCCCCTCTGGGCCGCCTATCGCCTCACCGACCTTTCCCCGCTGCCCGACGCCGGCGAGCGCCCGGACAAGTTCAACGTCGATGAACGCACCATTGCCCGCGTCACGAGTGATGACTTCACCCACACCGGCTACGACCGCGGTCACCTCGCTCCCAACTACGGCATCGCCACGCGTTACGGCGACGCCGCTCAACTGGAGACGTTTTTGATGAGCAACGTCATCCCGCAAAAGCACGGCCTCAACGCCGGCCTCTGGAAGCAGCTCGAAATGAAAATCGCCACCAGCTACCCCGCTCGCTTTGGCGAAGTCTGGGTGCTGGCCGGACCCGTTTTCGGTGCCAAACCCGCCCGCCTGCCCGGCCGAGGTCGCGCCCGACCAGCCATCCCCGAAGCGTGCTACATGATCATCATCGACGAAAGTGACGGCCGGGTGCGCGCCCAGGCGTTTCTCTTTCCGTCCGAACCGGTCGACGGCATCTCCCTCGATTTCTACGTCACCACGATCGACGACATCGAATACCGCACCGGCCTCGACTTCCTCGCCGACCTCCCCGACGACGCCGAAACCACCCTCGAATCCAAACCCGCGAGCCGGGTGTGGTGA
- a CDS encoding dicarboxylate/amino acid:cation symporter has product MSRQFLDVPPQPLTNPADLRDGRAAMASLFESRYLTRNILIGMALGAAIGTALNLTGTTVAEPGFLAGTLFPLGGDIFVRLLRVLVVPLVLLSLMCGTAALDDVRKLGRIGLKTLAFYLGTTAIAIAIAIGLSVLIQPGAGFELNYEADFAASESPPLAEVILNIFPSNPFQAMVEGNMLQVIVFAIMFGVAMCLCGEPGQRVLAIANDLNDVVMKLVMLLMLAAPFGVFALVAKTFAIEGFSAILGLAQYFFLVLLALAVHAFFTYGLILKVFTGLSVKRFFKQMRSVQLFAFSTASSNATLPLNLENAEHNLGVKPSIASFTIPLGATLNMDGTAIMQGVATVFISEALGIDIGVQGYLMVILTATLSSIGTAGVPGVGLIMLAMVFDQVGLPVAAIGVIYGVDRLLDMARTAVNVTGDAVVSTIVAQSEGEFDQSIFDSEEPVLKHAK; this is encoded by the coding sequence CCGCCATGGCGTCGCTTTTTGAATCCCGTTACCTCACTCGCAACATTTTGATCGGCATGGCACTGGGGGCGGCGATCGGCACGGCGCTGAACCTGACCGGAACCACGGTGGCGGAGCCCGGGTTTTTGGCGGGCACTTTGTTTCCGCTCGGCGGAGATATTTTTGTGCGTTTGCTGCGGGTGCTGGTGGTGCCGTTGGTGCTGTTGTCACTCATGTGCGGCACGGCGGCGCTGGACGATGTGCGCAAGCTCGGGCGCATCGGACTGAAGACTCTCGCGTTTTACCTCGGCACGACCGCCATTGCCATTGCGATTGCCATCGGTCTCTCGGTGCTGATCCAGCCGGGCGCAGGGTTTGAACTCAACTACGAGGCCGACTTTGCGGCGAGTGAAAGCCCGCCGCTGGCCGAGGTGATTCTCAACATTTTCCCGAGCAATCCGTTTCAGGCCATGGTCGAGGGCAACATGCTGCAGGTGATCGTTTTTGCCATCATGTTTGGCGTGGCGATGTGTCTGTGCGGCGAGCCGGGCCAACGGGTGCTGGCCATCGCCAACGATCTCAATGACGTGGTGATGAAGTTGGTCATGCTATTGATGCTGGCGGCGCCGTTCGGGGTGTTCGCGCTGGTGGCCAAGACCTTCGCGATCGAAGGCTTCTCGGCGATTCTTGGATTGGCCCAATACTTCTTCCTCGTGCTGCTCGCGCTCGCGGTGCACGCGTTTTTCACCTATGGCTTGATCCTCAAGGTGTTCACCGGATTGAGCGTGAAGCGCTTCTTTAAACAGATGCGCAGCGTGCAGCTCTTCGCGTTTTCCACCGCCAGCAGTAACGCGACGTTGCCGCTCAATTTGGAGAACGCGGAACATAATCTCGGGGTCAAACCGTCGATTGCCTCGTTTACGATTCCACTCGGCGCGACCCTCAACATGGACGGCACCGCCATCATGCAGGGCGTCGCCACCGTGTTCATCTCGGAGGCACTGGGCATTGATATCGGGGTGCAGGGCTACCTGATGGTCATCCTTACGGCGACGCTCTCGTCGATCGGCACCGCCGGCGTGCCCGGAGTGGGGCTGATCATGCTGGCCATGGTCTTCGATCAAGTCGGATTGCCCGTCGCGGCCATCGGCGTGATTTACGGCGTGGACCGCCTGCTCGATATGGCTCGCACCGCGGTCAATGTGACCGGTGACGCCGTCGTTTCGACCATCGTGGCTCAATCCGAAGGTGAGTTCGACCAGAGCATTTTCGATTCGGAGGAACCCGTGCTGAAGCACGCCAAGTGA
- a CDS encoding SMP-30/gluconolactonase/LRE family protein: MISIPFRRLLAGSSVAFTLAAPFALGHIDSEKPGAYPEFGTVERVDAGLDSRLAPAAKMELLATGFEWAEGPVWDPKGQQLLFTDVPENIAYRWTAAQGVAIHLHPSGYTGLMSEAPYEEGANGLMFDAGGHLVLCQHGDRRVARLNADGHTFSTLAGRFEGKRFNSPNDLVRDRHGNIYFTDPPYGLTDQKVGKELAIQGVYRIAPSGQVALIEGTISRPNGIGLSPDERTLYIGSSDGAEPYVLAIPLDANGHRAGEKRVFFDGTPLIKQGRRGGFDGLKVDVDGYVWATGPGGLVILNPKGKLLGSLLTGRGTANVAFGGPDGNDVFLTADDSLVRIKTRTTWVGAGW, translated from the coding sequence ATGATTTCGATTCCTTTCCGCCGTCTGCTGGCAGGTTCCAGCGTTGCATTCACCTTAGCCGCCCCATTCGCCCTCGGCCACATCGATTCCGAAAAACCGGGAGCCTACCCGGAGTTCGGCACGGTGGAGCGGGTCGATGCCGGCCTCGACAGTCGTCTCGCCCCGGCCGCGAAAATGGAGTTGCTCGCCACCGGCTTTGAATGGGCGGAAGGCCCCGTCTGGGACCCCAAGGGCCAACAGTTGCTCTTCACCGATGTGCCGGAGAACATCGCCTACCGCTGGACCGCCGCCCAAGGCGTGGCGATCCATCTGCATCCCTCGGGCTACACGGGCTTGATGAGCGAAGCGCCTTACGAGGAAGGGGCCAACGGGCTGATGTTCGATGCCGGGGGCCACCTCGTGCTGTGCCAACACGGCGACCGTCGCGTCGCCCGCCTCAATGCCGACGGCCACACGTTTTCCACCCTCGCCGGTCGGTTCGAGGGCAAGCGCTTCAACAGCCCCAACGACCTCGTGCGCGATCGTCACGGCAACATCTACTTCACCGATCCGCCCTACGGTTTGACCGATCAAAAAGTCGGCAAAGAACTCGCCATTCAAGGCGTGTATCGCATCGCCCCCAGCGGCCAAGTGGCGCTCATCGAAGGCACGATCAGCCGCCCCAACGGCATTGGGCTATCGCCAGACGAGCGCACACTCTACATCGGCAGCTCGGATGGAGCCGAGCCCTACGTGCTGGCCATCCCGCTCGATGCCAACGGCCATCGGGCCGGTGAAAAGCGTGTCTTCTTCGACGGCACTCCGTTGATCAAACAAGGTCGCCGCGGGGGCTTCGACGGCCTCAAGGTCGACGTCGACGGCTACGTTTGGGCCACCGGTCCCGGCGGTCTGGTGATTCTCAATCCTAAGGGCAAACTACTCGGCTCCCTGTTAACCGGTCGGGGCACGGCCAATGTCGCCTTCGGCGGCCCCGACGGGAACGACGTTTTCCTCACCGCCGACGACTCGCTGGTGCGGATCAAGACCAGGACCACCTGGGTCGGCGCAGGCTGGTAG
- a CDS encoding tetratricopeptide repeat protein, with protein MSELLILFAIWLWMLLAVSLHEWSHWAVAKIVGLEPTHLNVGQGPVWWRGHLGLTKVTMHWWPFSGLVLARWSSEAGLRWRGTTFALAGPACDAVLFGVLGLIFTQQSANHFMSEVRATLIILMWLQGGMWVTSLLPRMVSSEEYVLGSDGKQAWDFVTGNMPTAQVAGGINYQREVARYDPAFDVTGSWLHEADETIRQDYEVGLGELIADDPASGLAKLKRVLAAGPIGGAERAALLDQMASYVAMHRKMEFLTDAVEWAREAVALQPEAPTLRGTLGGLLIDSGQLDDGMRLLLPLTAESSDQMDRSIAFAYLALAYSRSGDRRRAHDALNASFELNASHGMAERIAQEMRA; from the coding sequence ATGAGTGAGTTGCTGATCCTCTTCGCAATCTGGCTTTGGATGCTGTTGGCAGTGTCGTTGCATGAGTGGTCGCACTGGGCGGTGGCCAAAATCGTCGGGCTGGAGCCCACGCATTTGAACGTGGGCCAGGGACCTGTGTGGTGGCGCGGTCACCTTGGACTGACGAAGGTGACCATGCATTGGTGGCCGTTCTCAGGGTTGGTCCTGGCCCGGTGGTCTTCGGAAGCAGGACTGCGTTGGCGTGGCACGACCTTCGCGCTTGCGGGTCCGGCGTGCGATGCGGTGCTTTTCGGCGTTTTGGGTCTGATTTTTACACAACAATCGGCAAATCACTTCATGTCCGAAGTCCGTGCGACCCTGATTATCCTGATGTGGCTTCAAGGCGGAATGTGGGTTACCAGTCTGTTGCCGCGTATGGTCTCCTCGGAGGAGTATGTGTTGGGGTCCGATGGCAAACAGGCGTGGGATTTCGTGACCGGCAACATGCCGACGGCCCAGGTTGCCGGCGGGATCAATTATCAGCGAGAGGTGGCCCGCTACGACCCTGCGTTTGATGTCACCGGATCGTGGTTACACGAGGCTGATGAAACAATCCGCCAGGACTACGAAGTGGGCCTGGGCGAGCTGATCGCGGACGACCCAGCGAGTGGGTTGGCCAAACTGAAACGTGTGCTGGCCGCAGGCCCCATTGGCGGGGCGGAACGCGCGGCCTTGCTCGACCAGATGGCGTCCTACGTCGCGATGCATCGAAAGATGGAGTTCCTGACCGACGCCGTGGAGTGGGCGCGTGAAGCGGTGGCTTTGCAGCCGGAAGCGCCGACCTTGCGCGGCACGTTGGGCGGGCTGTTGATCGATTCCGGTCAGCTCGATGACGGCATGAGGTTGTTGCTGCCGCTCACCGCTGAATCGTCCGACCAGATGGATCGATCGATCGCGTTCGCTTACCTGGCGTTGGCCTACTCTCGCAGTGGCGACCGGCGACGAGCGCACGATGCCTTGAATGCGAGCTTCGAACTCAACGCGTCGCATGGCATGGCGGAGCGCATTGCCCAAGAGATGAGGGCGTAG
- a CDS encoding SDR family oxidoreductase yields MTTPSSQTVLITGAGSGVGRAVAIRFAAASWNVVLVGRRAEALQETAELGGGNCVTHVCDIGDEAQVQGLAATFSSVGVDAVVNCAGTNVSPRSWAGVSSEDYHAVLATNLHGPFYLAKVFMPALRASLGTVVNINSDAGIIGSEKAGVPYVTSKFGLRGLTQSINAEERRHGVRAVSISPGDINTPLLDRRPVPPSAEIRAKMLQAEDVAEAVWFAVTLPGRALVEEIVIRPTEATT; encoded by the coding sequence ATGACCACCCCTTCATCTCAAACTGTTCTCATCACCGGAGCCGGCAGCGGTGTGGGTCGCGCCGTCGCGATTCGATTTGCCGCGGCGAGTTGGAATGTGGTGCTTGTTGGCCGCCGCGCGGAGGCGTTGCAGGAAACCGCAGAGCTGGGCGGCGGCAACTGCGTCACGCATGTCTGCGACATCGGCGATGAGGCCCAAGTGCAGGGACTGGCGGCAACGTTCTCGTCAGTCGGCGTCGATGCCGTGGTAAATTGCGCGGGCACCAACGTGTCTCCGCGCAGTTGGGCAGGCGTGAGCAGCGAGGATTACCACGCCGTGTTGGCGACGAATCTGCATGGTCCGTTTTACTTGGCGAAGGTCTTCATGCCGGCGCTACGAGCGAGTCTTGGGACAGTTGTAAACATCAATTCCGATGCGGGAATCATCGGCAGCGAAAAGGCCGGCGTGCCTTACGTGACCTCGAAATTTGGCCTGCGCGGGCTCACGCAATCGATCAATGCCGAGGAACGCCGGCATGGCGTGCGCGCGGTTTCGATTTCGCCGGGCGACATTAACACGCCGTTGCTGGACCGCCGTCCCGTGCCGCCGTCCGCCGAGATCCGGGCGAAGATGTTGCAAGCCGAGGATGTGGCCGAAGCGGTGTGGTTTGCGGTGACGCTGCCCGGTCGAGCGTTGGTGGAAGAGATCGTCATCCGCCCGACGGAAGCAACGACCTGA
- a CDS encoding hemolysin family protein: MNSISNELLVLLLLLLTNGILAMAEAALIAARKSRLRELAEGGDKRAALALAEASEPARFLSTVQVGITLVAVIAGAFGGGSFADHIGELLANISWLEPYSRPLSLGIVVVGITLASVVLGELVPKRIALLKPELFAMFLVRPVRNLSRIVAPAVHLLTWLTELVLRPFGLHNAPQEAPVTEEEVNTLVEQGMTEGVFNESERDMVAGVLELDEMPIAYLMTPRPKLVFLDIAEPDETNWRKVVASGHSHFPVVHGNREQVIGMVSVKAIWANNAFGVPTQLRHLVTPPLVVPETMVSSQVLEQFKLTGKHIALVNDEFGSVAGVVTLYDVLEAIVGDIPESGRHDEPEAKQRTDGSWLIDATYDIDEFKELTGLATLPHEDETEFQTVGGFVMTHFGRIPGTGESFEHDGWRFEVVDMDRHRLDKLLVAQVPKAETDEEEDDGEEQVAG; this comes from the coding sequence ATGAACTCAATTTCCAACGAGCTGTTGGTCCTGCTGCTTCTGCTGCTGACCAATGGCATTCTTGCAATGGCCGAGGCGGCATTGATCGCGGCCCGCAAATCCCGCTTGCGAGAGCTGGCGGAAGGAGGCGACAAACGCGCGGCCCTCGCGCTGGCTGAGGCCTCTGAGCCCGCGCGCTTCCTCTCCACCGTGCAAGTCGGCATTACCTTGGTGGCCGTGATCGCGGGCGCGTTTGGCGGCGGGTCATTCGCGGACCATATCGGAGAGTTACTCGCGAACATCTCTTGGTTGGAACCGTATTCCCGACCGTTGTCGCTGGGTATCGTGGTGGTGGGGATCACCTTGGCGTCGGTGGTGCTCGGGGAGCTGGTGCCCAAACGTATCGCCCTGCTCAAACCTGAGCTGTTTGCCATGTTTTTGGTGCGTCCCGTGCGCAACCTCTCCCGCATCGTCGCGCCGGCGGTGCATTTGCTCACCTGGCTCACCGAGTTGGTGCTGCGTCCCTTTGGGTTGCACAACGCTCCCCAGGAAGCACCCGTCACCGAGGAAGAGGTCAATACGCTCGTCGAGCAGGGCATGACCGAGGGCGTCTTCAACGAGTCCGAACGCGACATGGTGGCCGGAGTGCTCGAGCTCGATGAGATGCCGATCGCCTACCTCATGACCCCGCGGCCCAAGCTCGTGTTTCTCGATATTGCCGAGCCCGACGAGACCAACTGGCGCAAGGTCGTCGCCAGCGGCCATTCCCATTTTCCGGTCGTGCATGGCAACCGCGAGCAAGTCATCGGCATGGTTTCGGTGAAGGCGATTTGGGCGAACAATGCGTTTGGCGTGCCGACGCAATTACGCCACTTGGTCACGCCGCCCTTGGTGGTGCCCGAGACCATGGTGAGCAGCCAGGTGCTCGAGCAGTTCAAGTTGACCGGCAAACACATCGCTCTGGTCAATGACGAGTTCGGCTCGGTGGCCGGGGTGGTCACGCTTTACGATGTGCTCGAGGCCATCGTCGGTGACATTCCGGAATCGGGTCGTCATGACGAACCCGAGGCCAAGCAACGCACCGATGGCTCCTGGCTTATCGATGCGACCTACGACATCGACGAGTTCAAGGAACTCACGGGGCTCGCCACGCTGCCCCATGAAGACGAAACCGAGTTTCAAACCGTCGGTGGTTTTGTGATGACCCACTTCGGTCGCATTCCGGGAACGGGAGAATCCTTCGAGCACGACGGTTGGCGCTTCGAGGTCGTCGACATGGACCGCCATCGTCTCGACAAATTGTTGGTCGCCCAGGTCCCGAAAGCGGAGACCGACGAGGAGGAAGACGACGGCGAAGAGCAAGTGGCGGGGTGA